Proteins encoded in a region of the Schaalia hyovaginalis genome:
- a CDS encoding S8 family peptidase: MSLVRSRFVNDRIVPINPEEKDDNLAAHFAPRRIAVATAAGVLATLGLGVVSPALAEDSVSSSARSITSPAFTTDGKPMNYAVNLTTGTTAASFDQAVSLAEQWGVSLQKYPQFSSFFIQSVDPQFAEDLSQALNAAGITFDSIGPTRQAAVTGDEVVVPLENPTTRAAANERASTGLADGSQLEDFTPDPSSSQAWGLSAIGAIEAQKVDVELDPVVVGVLDTGIAPDHPDLKDQINTDLSVGCQYNGIPRQGVENWADDHYHGTHVAGTIAAAHNGIGVDGVAPHTTLAAVKTSNSEGLFYPEYVVCAFVWAADHNFDVTNNSYYVDPWAYWLPNEPTQAAGLEVVTRAVQYADDHDVVNVVAAGNSSHDLDHPTTDDESPNDVGADNVIKGRDVSNGLDIPAMLDSVVTVSAVARPYNADAATATLSRSRFSNYGVKNIEVAAPGSSIYSTFPASRNYYGTISGTSMASPHVAGVVALLRGVDPTRSATETKEVLYRQAEQLYSRLAEPTDGSEYRGHGLVNALGAVLEDQPSAEVTLSYSTDAGKTWKEFSDATSIRDPFIVRAHVTGPATSVLLNVASDNAAVDALLPKLSQDADGSFDGDVTVTTEEIDPAELRSAARSSATSTENRSGALSLNETDDPLVLSIDATAYGRNNDARAADDTTVASIATLPEASLSVHPANAPADSLATSGAGSALILTATGLQPGDSASFSAGSLGLLGTATVDAEGVATLNWTVGKETEAATYTLSVTGAQGGSASTALAITAAPAEPETKAESFSEKSTATPVAARVATGLAATGADTPALLALVALSAVVGIGGVALARRHK, translated from the coding sequence ATGTCTCTGGTGCGCAGTCGATTCGTGAATGATCGTATCGTCCCCATCAATCCAGAAGAAAAGGACGATAACTTGGCTGCACACTTTGCACCACGTCGCATAGCCGTTGCGACCGCAGCCGGAGTACTCGCGACTCTCGGTCTCGGAGTCGTCTCACCGGCTCTCGCGGAAGACTCCGTGAGCTCATCGGCTCGTTCGATCACTTCCCCGGCTTTCACCACCGACGGTAAGCCGATGAACTACGCCGTAAATCTCACCACAGGCACCACTGCCGCATCCTTTGACCAGGCCGTCAGCCTGGCCGAGCAATGGGGTGTTTCACTGCAGAAATACCCTCAGTTCTCAAGCTTCTTCATCCAATCCGTTGACCCGCAATTCGCCGAGGATCTCAGCCAGGCGCTGAATGCCGCGGGTATCACCTTCGACTCCATCGGCCCGACACGACAGGCCGCTGTCACAGGCGACGAAGTGGTCGTGCCTCTCGAGAATCCCACAACACGCGCGGCCGCCAACGAACGCGCATCAACCGGCCTCGCCGATGGTTCACAGCTTGAAGACTTCACTCCAGACCCTTCTTCCTCACAAGCCTGGGGCCTTAGCGCAATCGGAGCGATCGAAGCTCAGAAGGTCGATGTTGAGCTCGATCCTGTCGTCGTCGGCGTCCTGGACACAGGCATCGCTCCGGACCACCCGGACCTCAAGGATCAGATCAATACCGATCTATCGGTTGGCTGCCAGTACAACGGCATCCCGAGGCAGGGTGTGGAGAACTGGGCTGACGATCACTACCACGGCACTCACGTCGCCGGAACCATCGCCGCCGCACACAACGGGATCGGAGTCGATGGTGTCGCCCCGCACACGACCTTGGCAGCCGTCAAAACCTCGAATTCTGAAGGACTCTTCTACCCCGAGTACGTGGTTTGCGCATTTGTCTGGGCCGCCGATCACAACTTCGATGTGACCAACAACAGCTACTACGTCGATCCTTGGGCCTACTGGCTTCCGAACGAACCCACCCAGGCAGCGGGCCTCGAAGTCGTCACGCGAGCAGTCCAGTACGCCGATGATCATGACGTTGTAAACGTCGTGGCCGCCGGTAATTCGAGCCACGACCTCGACCACCCCACGACGGACGACGAGTCTCCTAACGATGTGGGCGCGGATAATGTCATCAAAGGACGTGACGTCAGCAACGGCCTCGACATCCCCGCGATGCTCGATTCGGTTGTCACCGTTTCCGCAGTTGCACGCCCCTATAACGCCGATGCCGCGACCGCGACCCTGTCACGTTCGCGTTTCTCCAACTACGGCGTAAAGAACATTGAGGTCGCAGCTCCCGGCTCATCGATTTACTCAACCTTCCCAGCCAGCCGCAACTACTACGGAACAATTAGCGGCACCTCGATGGCATCACCACACGTCGCCGGTGTCGTTGCGCTCCTGCGCGGAGTCGATCCGACTCGCAGTGCCACCGAAACGAAGGAAGTGCTCTACCGACAAGCGGAACAGCTCTACTCACGCCTGGCGGAACCGACCGATGGCAGTGAATACCGCGGTCACGGCCTCGTCAACGCTCTCGGAGCGGTCTTGGAGGACCAGCCATCTGCCGAGGTGACGCTCAGCTATTCAACCGACGCGGGAAAAACCTGGAAGGAGTTCTCCGACGCGACTTCGATCCGCGACCCCTTCATCGTGCGTGCGCACGTCACCGGTCCCGCCACCTCCGTCCTCTTGAACGTGGCTTCGGACAACGCCGCTGTCGATGCCCTCTTGCCGAAGCTGTCGCAAGATGCCGACGGATCCTTCGACGGCGATGTCACGGTCACCACCGAGGAGATCGATCCGGCTGAGCTGCGCTCCGCTGCCCGCTCGAGCGCGACCTCTACTGAGAATCGTTCGGGAGCACTGTCCCTCAATGAAACTGACGATCCGCTCGTCCTTTCCATTGATGCCACCGCATACGGCCGAAATAACGATGCGCGCGCGGCGGACGACACCACCGTGGCGAGCATCGCGACCCTTCCCGAGGCCTCCCTCTCCGTTCACCCTGCGAACGCACCTGCTGACTCACTTGCCACGAGCGGTGCCGGTTCAGCACTCATCTTGACGGCGACCGGCCTTCAGCCGGGCGATTCGGCAAGCTTCAGCGCCGGTTCCCTCGGCCTGCTCGGCACCGCAACCGTAGATGCCGAGGGCGTTGCGACGCTGAACTGGACCGTCGGGAAGGAAACGGAGGCTGCTACCTACACCCTGTCGGTCACCGGTGCCCAAGGCGGATCCGCCAGCACGGCACTGGCAATCACCGCGGCTCCTGCGGAGCCCGAAACGAAGGCGGAAA
- a CDS encoding DEAD/DEAH box helicase — protein MNVEGDAAMTFAQLHAGQCLRGLVPGQDVTLIAIGPIDEGVFEIFYREASGVSGARTVTDADFVQVKVLSDADTAPAFDADPDEFRLAAEALRIQYAALYDPLAAVNSSDVDPLPHQIRAVYEELLPRIPLRFLLADDPGAGKTVMAGLYLKEMILRSDCERALIVAPGGLVEQWREELSEKFDLHFDVFTRTMIDDAQGRNVFAEHPFLIARMDQLSRSEDLMEQLGEVNWDVAVVDEAHRMSAHYSSWRGEVDETKRFALGRLLSQTAHNFLLMTATPHAGKEEDFQLFMSLLDRDRFEGQFRKGVHRTDTHGLMRRMVKEDLLTFEGKPLFPERRAYTVEYKLSPAEHDLYERVTDYVRTEMGRAERIAQAGDKKRGNNVGFALTVLQRRLASSPEAIWRSLDRRRSRLENKLREMQQIADGVENCTPPREFVGRNHRQRKRHH, from the coding sequence ATGAATGTTGAAGGTGACGCGGCAATGACCTTCGCTCAGTTGCATGCTGGGCAGTGCCTCCGGGGACTTGTGCCCGGCCAGGACGTCACGCTCATCGCGATCGGACCGATCGACGAGGGCGTCTTCGAGATCTTCTACCGTGAGGCTTCAGGGGTGAGCGGAGCTCGCACGGTCACCGATGCCGATTTTGTTCAGGTCAAAGTTCTCAGTGACGCAGATACAGCTCCCGCTTTCGATGCCGATCCCGATGAATTCCGCTTGGCAGCTGAGGCTCTGCGGATCCAGTACGCCGCCCTGTACGACCCCTTGGCCGCCGTGAACAGCTCGGATGTTGATCCGCTTCCGCATCAGATCCGCGCCGTGTACGAGGAGCTCCTTCCTCGTATTCCCTTGCGATTCCTCCTCGCTGATGATCCAGGTGCCGGCAAGACCGTGATGGCAGGCCTGTATCTCAAAGAGATGATCCTGCGCTCGGATTGCGAACGCGCCCTCATCGTTGCTCCGGGGGGCCTCGTCGAGCAGTGGCGTGAGGAACTGAGCGAGAAGTTCGACCTCCACTTCGATGTTTTCACTCGCACGATGATCGACGATGCCCAGGGGCGCAATGTCTTTGCCGAGCACCCCTTCCTCATCGCTCGCATGGACCAGCTGTCGCGCAGCGAGGACCTCATGGAACAGCTCGGTGAGGTGAATTGGGATGTTGCGGTCGTCGACGAGGCGCACAGGATGTCCGCCCACTACTCCTCATGGAGGGGCGAGGTCGATGAGACGAAGCGCTTCGCGCTCGGCCGCCTCCTGTCTCAGACCGCCCACAATTTCCTCCTCATGACAGCGACCCCTCACGCGGGCAAGGAAGAGGATTTTCAACTCTTCATGTCCCTGCTCGACCGCGATCGCTTCGAAGGACAGTTCCGCAAAGGCGTCCACCGTACCGATACTCACGGCCTCATGCGACGCATGGTGAAGGAAGACTTGCTCACCTTCGAAGGCAAGCCACTCTTCCCCGAACGCAGGGCGTACACGGTCGAGTACAAATTGAGTCCTGCTGAGCATGACCTCTACGAGCGCGTTACCGACTACGTCCGCACCGAAATGGGACGCGCAGAGCGGATTGCGCAAGCGGGCGACAAGAAGCGCGGGAACAACGTGGGCTTTGCCTTGACGGTTCTTCAACGCAGGCTTGCCTCAAGCCCCGAAGCCATCTGGCGGTCCTTGGACCGTCGGCGTTCCCGTCTTGAGAATAAGCTCCGCGAAATGCAGCAGATCGCTGACGGGGTAGAGAATTGTACCCCCCCCCGCGAATTCGTGGGGCGGAATCACAGGCAGCGTAAGCGACACCACTGA
- a CDS encoding helicase-related protein, protein MVFTEHRDTLEYLESKITTLFGRADSVVTIHGGTRREDRKLARERFTHDPDTVVLLATDAAGEGLNLQRAHLMVNYDLPWNPNRIEQRFGRIHRIGQREVCHLWNLVAKDTREGDVFTRLLGKIEQMSAAYEGNLFNVLGEEDAFEERSLRDLLIEAIRYGDQPQVKAKLDRIIDSSVSDGLHEMVTERALHPEMFSSLDLDEVRARMERARERRLQPGYIAAFFIPAFTRLGGRIFRRERGRYEITRVPSRVIETARRLNRWAPLPEQYERVTFERSLMHPDGQLDAALIAPGHPLLDALIELTIEDLGDTLERGTVLVDRRPSQAEAPMLMLSVEQRIETSSHDTAERHFDYPLIAEDGTVTLAGVPPYMEYDRPDPAEAEGIARIRASEWALGSHDKAARAFAFREGLQPRLHELVERTSLETERTRAQVRARLRAEINHWDHEFNRLELLERQGTVGRLRAETAWARARELDERLQRRMIELDGATKFLATPAIIRGRALVIPSHLLEESQAEAGVFGRERLEEVERRAVEAVLRAERTLGRNPVEMPRNNPGYDIASTDGEGRIHYIEVKGRIEGSDTFTITTNEVTFAHTQGDRHRLALVEVSAQSSALDRLRYVRHAFSHLEPSATTRSYNEVWADYWARGGPAQ, encoded by the coding sequence ATTGTCTTCACGGAGCATCGCGACACGCTCGAATACCTGGAATCGAAGATCACCACCCTCTTCGGCCGGGCAGATTCGGTGGTGACGATCCACGGCGGCACACGCCGTGAGGATCGCAAGCTTGCACGTGAACGCTTCACCCACGACCCGGACACGGTCGTCCTCCTTGCGACCGATGCTGCGGGCGAGGGGCTCAACCTGCAGCGTGCCCACCTCATGGTGAACTACGACCTTCCGTGGAATCCGAACCGGATCGAGCAACGCTTCGGCCGTATTCACCGCATCGGGCAACGCGAGGTCTGCCATCTGTGGAACCTGGTCGCAAAGGATACGCGTGAGGGTGATGTCTTCACTCGTTTGCTCGGCAAGATCGAGCAGATGTCAGCGGCCTACGAGGGCAATCTCTTCAATGTCCTCGGAGAAGAGGATGCTTTCGAGGAGCGGTCCTTGCGTGACCTTCTTATCGAGGCAATCCGGTATGGGGATCAGCCTCAGGTGAAGGCGAAGCTCGATCGGATCATTGATTCGAGCGTGTCCGATGGCCTTCATGAAATGGTCACCGAGCGGGCACTCCACCCGGAGATGTTCTCCTCCCTGGATCTTGATGAAGTCCGGGCTCGAATGGAACGGGCACGCGAGCGCCGCCTCCAGCCCGGCTACATCGCTGCCTTCTTCATCCCGGCCTTCACCCGTCTGGGCGGGCGCATTTTCCGAAGAGAACGGGGCCGCTACGAAATCACACGGGTTCCGAGCCGCGTGATTGAGACGGCTCGACGCCTCAATAGGTGGGCTCCGCTGCCCGAGCAGTACGAGCGCGTCACCTTCGAGCGTTCCCTCATGCATCCCGATGGCCAGCTTGATGCTGCGCTTATTGCTCCAGGGCATCCGCTTCTCGATGCACTCATCGAGCTGACGATCGAGGATCTCGGGGACACCTTGGAGCGGGGCACGGTGCTCGTTGATCGGCGCCCCAGTCAGGCCGAGGCGCCGATGCTCATGCTCAGCGTCGAGCAGCGCATCGAAACCTCCTCGCATGACACTGCGGAACGACATTTCGACTATCCGCTCATTGCCGAGGACGGGACGGTGACCCTTGCTGGTGTTCCCCCGTACATGGAGTATGACCGCCCCGATCCCGCAGAGGCTGAGGGAATCGCAAGGATTCGCGCGAGCGAGTGGGCCTTGGGCAGCCATGACAAGGCGGCGAGGGCGTTCGCCTTCCGTGAGGGGTTGCAGCCTCGCCTTCATGAGCTCGTCGAGCGCACGAGCCTCGAAACTGAACGAACCCGGGCACAGGTGCGGGCGCGCCTGAGGGCGGAAATCAACCACTGGGATCATGAGTTCAATCGTCTTGAACTCCTTGAGCGTCAAGGAACTGTTGGGCGCCTGCGCGCGGAGACCGCGTGGGCTCGCGCCCGAGAGTTGGATGAGCGTTTGCAGCGTCGAATGATCGAACTCGACGGGGCGACAAAATTCCTCGCAACCCCGGCCATTATCCGAGGCAGGGCGCTCGTCATTCCCAGTCACCTCCTGGAAGAGTCGCAGGCAGAGGCAGGTGTTTTCGGGCGTGAGCGACTCGAAGAGGTGGAGCGTCGGGCCGTCGAAGCGGTCCTTCGCGCCGAACGGACCCTTGGCCGAAACCCGGTGGAGATGCCGCGCAACAACCCCGGTTACGACATTGCCTCGACTGATGGTGAGGGACGCATCCACTACATCGAAGTGAAGGGGCGGATCGAAGGATCGGACACCTTCACGATCACGACGAATGAAGTGACCTTCGCGCATACGCAGGGGGATCGTCATCGCCTCGCCCTCGTCGAGGTATCGGCGCAGAGCTCAGCGCTTGATCGTCTGCGCTACGTGCGTCATGCCTTTTCTCATCTTGAGCCCTCTGCGACGACGCGTTCCTACAACGAAGTGTGGGCCGACTACTGGGCGCGCGGAGGCCCTGCGCAATGA
- a CDS encoding DUF1156 domain-containing protein translates to MTSTPKKKLIETSLPLEAINAASIREKSIRHGHPSTLHLYWSRKPLATARAILFAQLVDDPASRPEEFPTIEAQDAERARLHSLMERLVVWENSWDETLLEQAREEIRKSNGGKLPAVLDPFAGGGSIPLEAQRLGLAAHASDLNPLALLINKALVEIPPRFTGAKPIHPGGGAQRFYERAQGLAEDVRYYGTWMRNEAEARIGHLYPKAVGPDGSEYTVIAWKWARTVRSPNPANPIEVPLVNSWWLSKKKGKEAWVRAFVEDGQVRYEVVHNAEGPRGDDEWTIKHGKGARAVGDGTPFSYDYIREEGRAGRIGAHLLAVVAEGVRGRLYISPNEEHAAAAQVGRPDGIDDGQIADNPRWFSPPAYGMASFSDLFTHRQLVAMMTLSDLVEEARERVEADALAAGLPLGERLEEGGSGARAYADAVATYLALGVSRLSDRSASLCSWDSSRESVRNVFARQAIPMVWDYAEANPFSSSSGNFLGQIEWVAKAVEYAPAVAKGVATQISASQRDYSNLVISTDPPYYDNIGYSDLSDFFYVWLRRSLRGIHTKVVGTMLTPKAEELVANPYRHDGKDGAARFFVEGFNSVFARIRQGALPSVPLTVYYAYKQQDADSEGTTSTGWHTLLDGLISTGWEITATWPVRSELSNRMLSQGTNALASSIVLACRPRPENAESTTRRGFVARLKSELPEALRTLMQGGIAPVDLAQAAIGPGISVFSRYARVREADGSDMKVRDALLLINATLDDVLGEQESDFDPDTRFAVKWYRQYGWSEENSGIADQLARSSDTSIGALERGGIFEAKGGKARLLAPSQLGGEWDALADERVSVWEATVRLAALMDSRGIDAVAAALAEARTRINADAIKELGFLLFHEAEKKKDTADALLFNGLVSAWADLSEHARHIDPSRRSTQQSFTFDEED, encoded by the coding sequence GTGACGAGCACGCCGAAGAAGAAGCTCATCGAAACCTCCCTGCCTTTGGAGGCGATCAATGCGGCGTCCATCCGTGAGAAGTCAATTCGGCACGGGCACCCGTCGACGCTGCACCTTTACTGGTCACGTAAGCCCTTGGCGACTGCACGAGCGATTCTCTTTGCGCAGCTCGTTGACGACCCGGCTTCACGTCCCGAGGAATTCCCCACCATCGAGGCCCAAGATGCAGAGCGGGCGCGCCTCCATTCCCTCATGGAACGCCTCGTCGTCTGGGAGAACAGCTGGGATGAGACCTTGCTTGAGCAGGCGCGAGAGGAGATCCGTAAATCGAACGGGGGTAAGCTTCCCGCTGTTCTCGATCCCTTCGCTGGTGGAGGCTCCATTCCCTTGGAGGCACAGCGCCTCGGTCTTGCGGCTCACGCCTCAGACCTCAATCCCCTCGCGCTGCTCATCAATAAGGCCCTCGTCGAGATTCCACCGCGCTTCACGGGTGCTAAACCCATCCATCCGGGTGGTGGTGCTCAGCGTTTCTACGAGCGGGCGCAGGGCCTTGCCGAAGACGTCCGCTATTACGGGACGTGGATGCGCAACGAGGCCGAAGCCCGCATTGGTCACCTCTACCCGAAAGCAGTGGGGCCCGATGGCAGCGAGTACACCGTGATCGCCTGGAAGTGGGCGCGCACTGTTCGCAGCCCCAATCCGGCGAACCCCATTGAGGTGCCGCTCGTGAACTCGTGGTGGCTGAGTAAGAAGAAGGGCAAGGAAGCGTGGGTGCGCGCCTTTGTCGAGGATGGGCAGGTGCGCTACGAGGTTGTCCACAATGCCGAGGGGCCACGTGGTGATGATGAATGGACGATCAAACACGGGAAAGGCGCACGAGCTGTTGGGGATGGGACTCCGTTCAGCTACGACTACATTCGCGAAGAAGGCCGTGCCGGACGTATAGGTGCGCATCTCCTTGCTGTTGTTGCTGAAGGGGTAAGGGGGAGGCTCTACATCTCCCCGAATGAAGAACACGCGGCTGCAGCGCAAGTTGGCCGACCCGATGGCATTGACGATGGTCAAATCGCGGATAATCCCAGGTGGTTCTCTCCACCAGCATACGGAATGGCCTCGTTTTCCGATCTTTTTACACACCGTCAGCTTGTGGCAATGATGACCCTCAGTGACCTTGTTGAAGAGGCTCGCGAGCGAGTAGAGGCGGATGCGCTCGCGGCAGGACTCCCATTGGGAGAGCGTTTGGAGGAGGGAGGTTCGGGTGCCCGGGCCTATGCCGATGCTGTCGCGACCTACCTGGCGCTTGGCGTAAGTCGATTGTCGGATCGGTCGGCAAGCTTGTGTAGCTGGGATTCGAGTCGTGAAAGCGTCAGAAATGTATTTGCGCGTCAAGCAATCCCCATGGTGTGGGACTATGCCGAAGCGAACCCCTTCTCCTCTTCATCCGGCAACTTCCTCGGGCAGATCGAGTGGGTAGCGAAAGCTGTCGAGTACGCCCCGGCTGTTGCCAAAGGTGTCGCCACTCAGATCAGTGCCTCCCAGCGTGACTATTCGAATCTTGTGATCTCGACCGATCCTCCCTACTACGACAATATTGGCTACTCCGACCTCTCCGATTTTTTCTACGTGTGGCTGCGTCGCAGCCTGCGCGGAATTCACACCAAGGTTGTCGGCACAATGCTCACCCCCAAGGCCGAAGAGCTCGTTGCTAATCCCTATCGTCACGACGGGAAAGACGGCGCCGCGCGCTTCTTTGTCGAAGGCTTCAACTCCGTCTTCGCCCGAATTCGCCAAGGTGCCCTCCCCTCGGTACCCCTCACGGTCTACTACGCCTACAAGCAGCAGGACGCGGATTCTGAGGGCACGACCTCGACGGGCTGGCACACCCTGCTCGACGGACTCATTTCCACCGGATGGGAAATCACAGCGACCTGGCCCGTGCGCAGCGAATTGTCGAACCGGATGCTCTCCCAAGGAACAAATGCCCTCGCCTCCTCGATCGTCCTCGCCTGTCGGCCCCGACCTGAAAACGCCGAATCCACAACGCGTCGCGGCTTCGTCGCACGCCTCAAATCCGAACTCCCCGAAGCCCTGCGCACCCTCATGCAAGGCGGCATCGCCCCCGTCGACCTCGCACAAGCAGCCATTGGGCCCGGGATCTCCGTCTTCTCCCGATACGCGCGTGTACGCGAAGCCGACGGCTCCGACATGAAGGTGCGCGACGCGCTCCTCCTCATCAACGCCACCCTCGACGACGTCCTCGGAGAACAAGAATCCGACTTCGACCCCGACACCCGCTTTGCCGTCAAGTGGTACCGCCAATACGGGTGGAGCGAAGAGAACTCCGGGATCGCCGACCAGCTGGCCCGCTCCTCCGACACTTCGATCGGCGCCTTGGAGCGCGGAGGCATCTTCGAAGCTAAAGGTGGCAAAGCCCGACTCCTTGCACCGAGCCAACTCGGCGGCGAGTGGGACGCCCTCGCCGATGAGCGCGTGAGCGTCTGGGAAGCGACGGTGCGCCTCGCGGCACTCATGGACTCTCGCGGAATTGACGCCGTCGCTGCGGCACTCGCCGAAGCCCGCACGCGGATCAATGCGGACGCCATCAAAGAACTCGGATTCCTCCTCTTCCACGAGGCGGAAAAGAAGAAGGACACCGCAGACGCCCTCCTCTTCAACGGTCTTGTGAGCGCCTGGGCAGACCTCAGCGAACACGCTCGACACATCGACCCGAGCCGACGCTCCACCCAACAATCCTTCACCTTCGACGAAGAGGACTGA